From a region of the Verrucomicrobiota bacterium genome:
- a CDS encoding Gfo/Idh/MocA family oxidoreductase: protein MSTPPKSFNVAVVGCGYWGPNLIRNFADHPRSTLRWLVDLDPKRLALFTGRHPQARATTSLDEALADPELQAVAIATPVSTHFPLAKKCLEAGKHVLLEKPMATTVAHCDELLALAGRRGVTLMCDHTFVYTAAVRKMRALVESGELGDIHYFDSVRVNLGLFQQDVNVIWDLAPHDLSIMDYVLDKKPVQVAAHGACHVAGSRIENIAYLTLRFADETLAHFHVNWLAPAKIRRILVGGSRKMLVYDDLSPDEKIKIYDKGLLLKEGAAADTRQMLAGYRIGDVHVPHLDTTEALKRETDHFLDCIATGRRPETDGEAGKRVVKILVAAQESLARHGALVDL from the coding sequence ATGTCCACGCCCCCAAAGAGCTTCAACGTCGCCGTCGTCGGCTGCGGTTACTGGGGCCCGAACCTCATCCGCAACTTCGCCGACCATCCGCGCAGCACGCTGCGGTGGCTCGTGGACCTCGATCCGAAGCGCCTCGCGCTCTTCACCGGGCGGCATCCGCAGGCGCGCGCGACGACGAGCCTCGACGAGGCGCTCGCCGATCCGGAGTTGCAGGCGGTCGCGATCGCGACGCCGGTAAGCACGCATTTCCCGCTCGCGAAAAAGTGCCTCGAAGCGGGCAAGCACGTGCTGCTGGAGAAGCCGATGGCGACAACCGTGGCGCATTGCGACGAGTTGCTCGCGCTGGCGGGGCGCCGCGGAGTCACGCTGATGTGCGATCACACGTTCGTCTACACGGCGGCCGTGCGGAAGATGCGCGCGCTGGTCGAGTCCGGCGAACTCGGCGACATCCATTACTTCGACTCGGTGCGGGTGAACCTTGGCCTCTTCCAGCAGGATGTAAACGTCATCTGGGACCTTGCGCCGCACGACTTGAGCATCATGGATTACGTGCTCGACAAGAAGCCCGTGCAAGTCGCGGCGCACGGCGCGTGCCATGTTGCGGGCAGCCGCATCGAGAACATCGCCTACCTCACGCTTCGCTTCGCGGACGAGACGCTCGCGCACTTCCACGTGAACTGGCTTGCGCCCGCGAAGATCCGCCGCATCCTCGTCGGCGGCAGCCGCAAGATGCTCGTGTATGACGACCTGAGCCCGGATGAAAAAATCAAGATTTACGACAAGGGCCTGCTCTTGAAGGAAGGCGCGGCCGCCGACACGCGGCAGATGCTCGCAGGCTACCGCATCGGGGACGTTCACGTGCCGCACCTCGACACCACGGAGGCACTCAAGCGGGAGACCGATCATTTCCTCGACTGCATCGCCACGGGACGGCGCCCCGAGACGGACGGCGAGGCAGGCAAACGCGTCGTAAAAATCCTTGTCGCCGCACAGGAAAGCCTCGCGCGGCACGGGGCGCTCGTGGACTTATGA
- a CDS encoding N-acetyltransferase, giving the protein MSLQKIAPDVKLGADVVLRDFVNLYGCTIGDRTRVGAFVEIQKGVVIGVDCKISSHTFICEGVTIEDRVFIGHNVSFINDRYPRATNPDGSLQTGADWTVEPTLVRKGASIGTGATVLCGVTIGEGAIVGAGSVVTKDIPAGAIVAGNPARPMKRKISVVSS; this is encoded by the coding sequence ATGAGCCTTCAAAAGATCGCCCCCGACGTGAAACTCGGCGCGGACGTCGTCCTCCGCGACTTCGTGAACCTCTACGGCTGCACCATCGGCGACCGCACCCGGGTTGGCGCGTTTGTCGAGATTCAGAAGGGCGTCGTCATCGGCGTCGACTGCAAGATTTCGAGTCACACGTTCATCTGCGAGGGCGTGACGATCGAAGACCGCGTTTTCATCGGGCACAACGTCTCCTTCATCAACGACCGCTATCCGCGCGCGACCAATCCGGACGGCTCGCTTCAAACCGGGGCCGACTGGACCGTCGAGCCGACGCTCGTCAGGAAGGGCGCGTCCATCGGGACGGGCGCGACGGTGCTTTGCGGCGTGACCATCGGCGAGGGCGCCATCGTGGGCGCGGGAAGCGTGGTCACGAAGGACATCCCCGCGGGTGCGATCGTCGCGGGCAACCCGGCGCGGCCGATGAAGCGCAAGATCAGCGTCGTCTCCTCATGA